One Sediminicola sp. YIK13 DNA segment encodes these proteins:
- the katG gene encoding catalase/peroxidase HPI produces the protein MEDKNKSSKGHVYDVNSSEAARCPFLNGEMNQAAGGGTNIRDWWPNQLKLNILRQHSTLVDPMDEDFNYAEEFKSLDLKAIKQDLYDLMTDSQDWWPADYGHYGPFFIRMAWHSAGTYRIGDGRGGAGSGSQRFAPLNSWPDNANLDKARLLLWPIKQKYGKKISWADLMILAGNCAHESMGLPMFGFAGGREDIWQPEEDIYWGSETEWLGNKERYNEKGELENPLGAAHMGLIYVNPEGHNANPDPVEAAHYIRETFGRMAMNDYETVALIAGGHTFGKTHGAAKDTEWLEPEPAGASIEMQGMGWKNNFGTGVGADTITSGLEGAWTNTPTKWSHTYFENLFGYEWELTKSPGGAWQYKPVGDAGAGTVPDAHDPEKKHAPFMLVTDLSLRMDPAYEKISRHFLDNPEEFADAYKRAWFKLTHRDMGPIERYLGPEVPQEELIWQDPVPAIDHALINENDAEDLKQTILGSGLSVSELVSTAWASASTFRGSDKRGGANGARVRLAPQRDWKVNNPQQLAKVLKTLEEIREKFNNAQTGNKRISLADLIVLAGSAAVEKAAKDAGHDIQVPFSAGRSDATAEQTDAEAFEALEPRADGFRNYVRSGLTLKAEELLVDKAQLMTLTASEMTVLVGGMRVLNANFDHSKHGVFTNTPGSLTNDYFVNLLDMGTTWKAISDDDDVFEGMDRKTGTVKWTGTRVDLIFGSNSELRALAEVYACADSQMKFVIDFVAAWTKVMNLDRFDLA, from the coding sequence ATGGAAGATAAAAATAAAAGCTCCAAGGGTCACGTTTACGACGTTAACAGTTCTGAGGCTGCTCGATGCCCTTTTTTAAACGGGGAAATGAACCAAGCCGCAGGAGGTGGGACCAATATCAGAGATTGGTGGCCCAATCAATTAAAATTAAACATCTTAAGACAGCACTCCACTTTGGTGGATCCCATGGATGAGGATTTTAATTATGCGGAAGAATTTAAATCCTTGGATTTGAAAGCCATTAAACAAGACTTGTATGACCTAATGACAGATAGCCAAGACTGGTGGCCTGCAGATTATGGCCATTATGGTCCGTTTTTTATTCGTATGGCTTGGCATAGTGCAGGTACTTACAGAATTGGGGACGGCCGTGGTGGAGCTGGATCAGGATCTCAACGCTTTGCTCCTTTAAACAGTTGGCCAGACAATGCAAATCTTGACAAGGCAAGACTCTTGTTATGGCCAATTAAGCAGAAATATGGAAAGAAAATTTCTTGGGCAGATTTAATGATCTTGGCAGGAAACTGTGCACATGAATCTATGGGATTGCCTATGTTCGGCTTTGCCGGTGGGCGTGAGGATATTTGGCAACCCGAAGAAGATATATATTGGGGCTCGGAGACCGAATGGCTTGGAAACAAAGAGAGATATAATGAAAAAGGAGAATTGGAAAATCCTTTGGGTGCTGCCCATATGGGACTGATTTATGTGAATCCTGAAGGACATAATGCCAACCCCGATCCAGTTGAGGCAGCGCATTATATACGTGAGACATTTGGCCGTATGGCAATGAACGATTATGAGACCGTTGCTCTTATTGCAGGAGGGCACACCTTTGGAAAAACCCACGGTGCTGCTAAAGATACGGAATGGTTAGAGCCAGAACCAGCAGGGGCCTCTATTGAAATGCAGGGCATGGGTTGGAAAAATAACTTTGGAACCGGAGTAGGTGCTGATACTATTACAAGTGGTTTGGAAGGTGCTTGGACCAATACACCCACAAAATGGAGCCATACCTACTTTGAGAACTTATTTGGTTATGAGTGGGAGCTGACCAAAAGTCCGGGTGGCGCATGGCAATATAAGCCCGTGGGAGACGCCGGTGCTGGAACCGTACCAGATGCTCACGATCCAGAAAAGAAACATGCGCCTTTTATGCTGGTGACAGATCTGTCACTGCGCATGGACCCTGCTTATGAAAAAATTTCCAGACACTTTTTGGACAACCCTGAAGAGTTTGCCGATGCCTACAAGAGGGCATGGTTTAAACTGACCCACCGCGATATGGGACCCATAGAGCGTTATTTAGGTCCAGAAGTGCCCCAGGAAGAATTAATATGGCAGGATCCCGTTCCTGCTATTGATCATGCATTGATCAATGAAAATGATGCAGAAGATTTAAAACAAACTATTCTAGGGTCAGGTTTATCCGTTTCCGAATTGGTTTCTACCGCTTGGGCATCGGCATCGACCTTTCGTGGGTCAGATAAACGTGGTGGAGCAAATGGAGCCCGTGTTAGATTGGCACCACAAAGGGATTGGAAAGTGAACAATCCTCAACAATTGGCTAAGGTTTTAAAGACATTAGAGGAAATTCGAGAGAAATTCAATAACGCCCAAACAGGAAACAAAAGGATTTCATTGGCAGATTTAATTGTTTTGGCAGGTTCTGCCGCGGTTGAAAAGGCAGCAAAAGATGCCGGACACGACATCCAAGTGCCTTTTTCAGCTGGGCGTTCCGACGCAACTGCAGAACAAACCGATGCAGAAGCATTTGAAGCCTTGGAACCGCGGGCGGATGGTTTCCGTAATTATGTGAGATCTGGCTTGACCCTTAAAGCGGAAGAGCTTTTAGTGGATAAGGCCCAATTGATGACCTTGACCGCTTCAGAAATGACTGTCTTGGTTGGAGGGATGCGTGTTTTGAATGCCAATTTTGACCACTCCAAGCATGGGGTATTTACGAATACTCCAGGTTCGTTGACCAATGATTACTTTGTAAATCTTTTGGATATGGGAACTACTTGGAAGGCAATATCAGATGATGATGATGTTTTTGAGGGAATGGATAGGAAAACGGGTACCGTAAAATGGACAGGAACGCGTGTTGATTTAATTTTTGGATCAAACTCCGAGTTACGAGCATTAGCTGAGGTTTATGCTTGTGCGGACTCCCAAATGAAATTTGTTATAGATTTTGTGGCCGCATGGACAAAGGTAATGAACCTTGATCGGTTCGACTTGGCCTAA
- a CDS encoding START-like domain-containing protein: MSDKVKFEVEFVIQSSQPLLYQYISTPSGLSEWFADNVNSRGELFTFIWDGSEEEAKLLKRKSDEFVRFAWVEAEDDAYFEMRIIVDEITSDVSLFITDFADEDEVDEAKMLWENQISSLKQVLGSS, encoded by the coding sequence ATGAGTGATAAAGTGAAGTTCGAAGTTGAGTTTGTGATACAATCATCTCAACCCCTATTATATCAATATATTTCCACCCCATCTGGCTTATCAGAGTGGTTTGCAGATAATGTAAACTCAAGAGGGGAGTTGTTTACTTTCATATGGGATGGGTCAGAAGAAGAAGCTAAATTATTAAAGAGAAAAAGTGATGAATTTGTTCGTTTTGCGTGGGTAGAGGCAGAGGATGATGCTTATTTTGAAATGAGGATTATAGTAGATGAAATAACATCTGACGTATCCTTGTTCATTACAGATTTTGCGGATGAGGATGAGGTAGATGAAGCTAAGATGCTTTGGGAAAACCAAATCTCAAGTCTTAAGCAAGTTTTAGGTTCTTCCTAA
- a CDS encoding aminotransferase class IV gives MVNFNGDILSQDTLFLNHENRGLRYGDGLFETIRVVNGKIFFWEDHYLRLMASMRIMRMEIPMNFTMEFLEEQLLNTIASNGLENAPARVRFSVFRNNGGYYLPETNEISYIMEAGELDSPFYMIHQQDYVVELFKDFYVNPDMLSTLKSNNKAINVVGSIYAEENGYQNCLLLNNQKQVVEALNGNLFLVMGNTIKTPPKKDGCLNGIIRKKLIEMVGKLEAYTLEEASISPFELQKADELFITNAIVGIQPITRYRKKNFETKVASDLLGKLNAAARLG, from the coding sequence ATGGTTAATTTTAATGGTGACATCCTATCTCAAGACACACTTTTCCTCAATCATGAAAACAGAGGGCTGAGGTATGGTGATGGACTCTTTGAAACCATTAGGGTTGTCAATGGGAAAATTTTCTTTTGGGAAGACCATTACCTTCGCCTTATGGCCTCAATGCGGATTATGCGTATGGAGATTCCCATGAACTTTACCATGGAATTTTTAGAAGAGCAACTGTTGAACACTATTGCATCCAACGGTTTGGAAAATGCTCCTGCCCGAGTGCGTTTTTCAGTATTTAGAAACAATGGCGGGTATTATTTGCCAGAAACCAATGAAATATCCTATATCATGGAGGCTGGGGAGTTAGATTCACCATTTTACATGATACACCAACAAGATTATGTAGTGGAGCTGTTCAAAGATTTTTATGTGAACCCGGACATGCTTTCTACCTTAAAGTCCAATAACAAGGCCATAAACGTTGTTGGAAGTATTTATGCAGAGGAAAATGGGTACCAGAATTGTTTATTGTTAAACAACCAAAAACAAGTAGTGGAAGCTTTAAATGGCAATCTATTTTTGGTAATGGGCAACACGATCAAAACGCCTCCCAAAAAGGACGGATGTCTCAATGGCATTATTAGAAAGAAATTGATAGAAATGGTCGGAAAATTGGAAGCCTATACCTTAGAGGAGGCATCAATTTCCCCTTTTGAACTTCAAAAGGCCGATGAATTGTTTATTACCAATGCCATAGTAGGGATTCAACCCATTACCAGGTATCGCAAAAAGAATTTTGAAACCAAAGTGGCTTCAGATTTATTGGGTAAGCTTAATGCTGCCGCTAGGCTAGGTTAG
- a CDS encoding YqgE/AlgH family protein has protein sequence MVSIKPKKGKLLIAEPTLTGDVSFNRSVVLIAEHNLEGSVGFILNKPLMYSINELVTEISVPFQVYNGGPVEQDNLYFIHKVPHLIAESIEISHGIFWGGNFENIVDLINKGHITEKDIRFFLGYSGWNSLQLDQELTSKSWVVVHNKYKSDIIHKSANTFWKEKMIELGGDYVLWSNFPENPNLN, from the coding sequence ATGGTCAGCATTAAACCAAAAAAAGGGAAGCTTTTAATCGCAGAACCGACACTTACTGGCGATGTTTCTTTTAACAGGTCGGTAGTATTGATTGCCGAACACAATTTAGAAGGCTCCGTTGGCTTTATTCTCAACAAACCTTTGATGTATAGTATTAATGAATTGGTCACCGAGATTAGCGTACCCTTCCAGGTATACAATGGTGGCCCTGTGGAACAGGACAACTTATACTTCATACATAAGGTTCCCCATCTAATTGCAGAAAGTATAGAGATATCTCATGGTATCTTTTGGGGAGGCAACTTCGAAAATATTGTTGATCTTATCAATAAAGGTCATATTACAGAAAAGGATATCCGATTCTTCTTGGGCTATTCTGGCTGGAACTCTTTACAGTTGGATCAAGAGCTCACCTCCAAATCATGGGTAGTTGTGCACAACAAATACAAAAGTGATATCATCCACAAATCGGCCAATACATTTTGGAAAGAAAAAATGATCGAGCTGGGAGGAGATTATGTCCTATGGTCCAATTTTCCGGAAAACCCCAATCTTAACTAA
- a CDS encoding HU family DNA-binding protein, whose amino-acid sequence MNKTELIDAMAADAGITKAAAKKSLESFLGNVEGALKKGDRVSLVGFGSWSVSKREAREGRNPQTGKTIQIAAKNVVKFKAGAELAGAVN is encoded by the coding sequence ATGAACAAAACAGAATTAATCGATGCAATGGCAGCTGACGCTGGCATCACAAAAGCAGCAGCTAAGAAATCTTTAGAGTCTTTTTTAGGAAATGTTGAAGGAGCTCTTAAAAAAGGTGACAGAGTTTCTTTAGTTGGTTTCGGATCTTGGTCTGTATCAAAAAGAGAAGCAAGAGAAGGTAGAAATCCACAAACTGGAAAGACTATCCAAATTGCAGCTAAAAACGTTGTGAAGTTTAAAGCAGGTGCTGAATTAGCAGGTGCAGTAAACTAA
- the fmt gene encoding methionyl-tRNA formyltransferase, whose product MEALRIVFMGTPDFAVAILDKLVQNSYNVVGVITAPDKPAGRGRKLNESAVKQYATAHNLPVLQPTNLKDEAFLSELKGLNANLQIIVAFRMLPRAVWEMPKYGTFNLHASLLPHYRGAAPINWAIMNGETETGVTTFYIDDKIDTGEIILQEKTSIDPDETAGELHDKLMHLGASLVQKTVELIKSNQVKPIKQPQTGDLKLAYKIHKETCQVDWSLSISNIFNHIRGLSPYPAAWTTLYNGDEELFLKIYAATKEEQEHQLETGQLIFDKKNLKVAVEGGYIQLREIQLPGKRKMATHEVLNGLNLLKNAYVR is encoded by the coding sequence ATGGAAGCATTACGAATCGTATTTATGGGAACGCCCGATTTTGCGGTGGCTATTTTGGACAAGCTCGTCCAAAACTCCTATAATGTAGTAGGGGTGATCACAGCGCCTGATAAGCCGGCCGGACGGGGAAGGAAGCTCAATGAATCTGCAGTAAAACAATATGCCACAGCACATAATCTGCCAGTTTTACAGCCCACCAATTTAAAGGATGAGGCATTCTTATCCGAATTAAAGGGACTGAACGCCAATTTGCAAATCATAGTGGCATTTAGAATGCTGCCTAGAGCGGTATGGGAAATGCCTAAATATGGCACCTTTAACCTGCATGCATCCCTCCTGCCCCATTATAGGGGTGCAGCTCCCATCAATTGGGCGATCATGAACGGGGAGACAGAAACCGGGGTCACTACCTTTTATATAGATGACAAGATTGATACCGGTGAAATAATACTTCAAGAAAAAACTTCTATTGATCCTGATGAAACTGCTGGGGAGCTCCATGATAAATTAATGCACCTGGGAGCTTCGCTGGTTCAAAAAACCGTTGAACTCATAAAGTCCAACCAAGTAAAACCCATTAAGCAACCTCAGACAGGAGACTTAAAATTGGCCTACAAAATACACAAAGAGACTTGCCAAGTTGATTGGTCCCTTTCTATATCCAATATTTTTAACCATATCAGGGGCTTAAGCCCCTATCCTGCTGCCTGGACTACTTTATATAATGGAGATGAAGAACTATTCCTTAAGATCTATGCGGCTACCAAAGAAGAACAGGAACACCAATTGGAAACCGGGCAATTGATATTTGATAAAAAAAACCTAAAAGTTGCGGTTGAAGGTGGATATATTCAACTCAGGGAAATTCAATTACCAGGAAAACGAAAAATGGCTACACATGAAGTCTTAAATGGCCTTAATTTGTTAAAAAACGCTTATGTACGCTAA
- a CDS encoding RecQ family ATP-dependent DNA helicase produces the protein MVKDPHEILEKYWGFSQFRGSQEQIIDTVIQGRDVLALLPTGGGKSLCYQVPAMVKDGLCIVVSPLIALIQNQVDALKNKGIKALALTGGISFNEVIDLLDNCLYGNYKFLYLSPERLQQELVQERIQQMNVNLIAIDEAHCISQWGNDFRPAYLNCNVLRELLPETPIIALTATATPKVAEDITENLQLSAAAVYKDSFSRDNISFHVQWNEDKKFQLKKLCHRLQKSAIVYVRTRRSAQELSDFLNAHKLATTFFHGGNPKKEKTKRLQLWLENKVQVMVATNAFGMGIDKPDVELVVHYQIPDSLENYFQEAGRAGRDGNPAKAVMVLNQADENQVKQQFLSVLPDIDFLKLLYKKLNNYFQISYGEGTAETFHFHFNKFCDTYKLNTALTYNGLRILDQNSVISLSESFTKKITLQFIATKGQVFYYLENHKAIAPLIQTILRTYGGIFEHPTKINPLLISKKTNIPEEKIHQTLEQLNTDGIVDYKAQSSDLEIIFLVPREDDRTINIFARKVKEQQQVKINNIESILAYVNNKKVCRSTQLLHYFGEERKACGNCDVCLSKNKIDTDIQKLVAGDILKILRQGNQTSKNLTLALTYKEDTILIVLQGLLEDGHVAITSKNEYKIT, from the coding sequence GTGGTTAAAGACCCTCATGAGATTTTAGAAAAATATTGGGGCTTTTCTCAATTCAGGGGATCGCAGGAACAAATTATTGACACCGTAATCCAAGGACGGGATGTACTCGCCCTTCTCCCCACTGGTGGCGGAAAATCATTGTGTTATCAAGTCCCTGCTATGGTCAAAGACGGCCTATGTATAGTGGTGTCTCCTTTAATCGCATTGATCCAAAACCAAGTGGACGCATTGAAGAACAAGGGCATTAAAGCCCTGGCGCTTACCGGTGGTATTTCTTTTAATGAAGTTATAGATCTCCTCGATAATTGCCTCTATGGCAATTACAAGTTCCTATATCTGTCCCCGGAACGGCTACAACAAGAGTTGGTACAGGAACGCATTCAACAAATGAATGTAAATCTTATCGCCATAGATGAAGCCCACTGCATCTCCCAATGGGGCAACGATTTTAGACCTGCTTATCTAAATTGCAATGTTTTAAGGGAGCTATTACCGGAAACTCCTATCATAGCCCTTACGGCAACTGCCACTCCCAAAGTGGCAGAAGATATAACGGAGAACCTTCAATTATCCGCTGCTGCAGTTTATAAAGACTCTTTTTCCAGAGACAATATTTCTTTTCATGTACAGTGGAACGAGGATAAAAAGTTCCAACTAAAAAAACTCTGTCATAGGCTACAAAAAAGTGCTATTGTTTATGTTAGGACAAGAAGGTCCGCCCAAGAGCTTTCCGATTTTCTCAATGCGCATAAATTAGCGACCACTTTTTTTCATGGGGGCAATCCTAAAAAAGAAAAAACAAAGCGACTACAATTATGGCTGGAGAATAAAGTACAGGTAATGGTGGCCACTAATGCTTTTGGCATGGGAATAGACAAGCCCGATGTAGAACTTGTGGTCCACTATCAGATTCCTGACAGTCTGGAGAATTATTTCCAAGAAGCAGGGAGGGCCGGGAGAGATGGCAATCCTGCCAAGGCGGTCATGGTGCTCAACCAGGCTGATGAAAACCAAGTAAAACAGCAATTCTTAAGCGTACTTCCCGATATTGATTTTCTAAAACTGCTCTACAAAAAATTAAATAACTATTTCCAGATTTCATACGGAGAAGGAACTGCCGAAACTTTTCATTTTCATTTCAATAAATTTTGTGACACCTATAAACTAAATACGGCCCTTACTTATAATGGGCTTCGGATACTAGATCAAAATTCTGTGATTTCGCTTTCTGAATCCTTTACCAAAAAAATAACCCTTCAATTTATTGCAACAAAGGGCCAAGTATTTTACTATTTGGAAAACCATAAGGCCATTGCTCCACTGATACAGACCATCCTGAGAACCTATGGGGGCATTTTTGAACATCCTACAAAGATCAATCCTTTATTAATCTCCAAAAAAACAAATATCCCAGAGGAGAAAATCCATCAAACCCTGGAACAATTGAATACGGATGGGATTGTTGACTATAAGGCTCAAAGCAGTGATCTGGAAATTATTTTTCTAGTACCACGGGAAGACGACAGGACCATTAATATCTTCGCTAGAAAAGTAAAGGAGCAGCAACAGGTTAAAATTAATAATATTGAAAGTATATTGGCCTATGTCAATAACAAAAAGGTCTGTAGAAGCACACAATTACTCCACTATTTCGGTGAGGAACGGAAGGCTTGCGGCAATTGTGATGTTTGCCTTAGCAAAAACAAGATCGATACAGATATCCAAAAATTGGTAGCAGGGGATATTTTGAAAATACTGCGCCAAGGCAATCAGACTTCAAAAAACCTGACCTTGGCACTTACTTATAAGGAAGATACCATTTTGATTGTATTGCAGGGCCTACTGGAAGATGGTCATGTTGCCATCACCTCAAAAAACGAATATAAAATAACATAA
- a CDS encoding AAA family ATPase: MEPKKIVITGGPSTGKTSIVEKIELMGLPCIHEISRSITLQAREQGIQQLFVTDPLLFSKKLTEGRIKQFFEASKIPAEYVFMDRGLPDVVAYMDCFDQEYDESFIEACETYTYDTVFLLPPWKEIYATDGERYENYDEALRIHDCLEASYQKYGYKTIHVPKGTVAERLSFILNKVKN, from the coding sequence TTGGAGCCAAAAAAGATTGTTATCACAGGCGGACCTAGTACCGGAAAAACATCCATAGTTGAAAAAATTGAATTAATGGGTCTACCATGTATTCATGAAATCTCTAGAAGTATTACCCTGCAAGCCAGAGAACAAGGCATACAACAATTGTTTGTGACGGATCCCCTGTTGTTCAGCAAAAAATTGACTGAAGGAAGAATCAAGCAGTTTTTTGAAGCCTCAAAAATACCTGCCGAATATGTATTTATGGATCGTGGATTACCCGATGTTGTTGCCTACATGGACTGTTTTGACCAAGAATATGACGAAAGTTTCATAGAGGCCTGTGAGACCTACACCTATGACACCGTATTTCTCTTGCCCCCATGGAAGGAAATTTATGCTACGGACGGCGAACGATATGAAAATTATGATGAGGCCTTACGTATTCATGATTGTTTGGAGGCGAGTTATCAAAAATATGGGTATAAAACCATACATGTTCCCAAGGGCACAGTAGCGGAAAGATTATCCTTTATTTTAAATAAAGTAAAAAACTAA
- a CDS encoding DUF493 family protein, translated as MDTEKSDEFYRKLKIQLEETSSWPTNYLYKFIVPTEGERIVQIHKIFDNTGAVIESKQSKKGKYTSLSITVHLKNPDAVIEKYKEVGKVKGVISL; from the coding sequence ATGGACACTGAAAAATCTGACGAATTTTACAGAAAGCTAAAAATCCAATTGGAGGAAACCAGTTCTTGGCCCACCAATTACCTCTATAAATTTATTGTTCCAACAGAAGGGGAACGGATTGTACAGATCCACAAAATCTTCGATAATACTGGTGCAGTAATTGAATCCAAACAATCAAAAAAAGGAAAATACACCAGTTTGTCCATTACCGTACACCTTAAAAATCCCGATGCAGTAATTGAAAAATATAAGGAAGTAGGGAAGGTTAAGGGGGTTATATCACTTTAA
- a CDS encoding DUF4290 domain-containing protein has product MNLVENIEYNTERSQLIIPEYGRHFQKMVDHAISIEDREERNKIAQAIISVMGNIQPHLRDVPDFQHKLWDQLFIMSDFKLDVDSPYPITSKEVLRKKPDPLAYPQNFPKYRFYGNNIKRMIDVAVEWEKGDMRDGLEYAIANHMKKCYLNWNKDVVDDNAIFKHLYELSDGQIDLKGENLTESGQFLKNRVAKTPRSSSPKKNQRSNTNRGKKRY; this is encoded by the coding sequence TTGAATCTAGTAGAAAACATAGAGTATAATACTGAGCGCTCGCAGCTCATTATTCCCGAGTACGGAAGACATTTCCAAAAAATGGTTGATCATGCCATATCCATTGAGGACAGAGAGGAACGCAACAAAATTGCCCAGGCTATCATTAGTGTTATGGGTAATATACAACCCCATTTGAGGGATGTTCCCGATTTTCAACATAAGTTATGGGACCAGTTGTTCATCATGTCCGATTTTAAATTGGACGTAGACTCTCCTTATCCTATTACGAGTAAGGAGGTACTTCGGAAAAAACCAGATCCCTTGGCCTACCCACAGAATTTTCCAAAATATCGTTTTTATGGGAACAACATCAAGAGAATGATCGATGTTGCCGTGGAATGGGAAAAAGGGGACATGAGGGATGGTCTGGAATACGCCATAGCAAATCACATGAAGAAATGTTACCTGAATTGGAACAAAGATGTGGTAGACGATAACGCCATTTTCAAGCATTTGTATGAATTGAGTGATGGGCAAATCGACTTAAAAGGCGAGAATCTTACCGAAAGCGGACAGTTCCTAAAGAACAGGGTTGCCAAAACCCCTAGGAGCAGCAGTCCAAAAAAGAACCAAAGAAGCAATACTAACCGCGGTAAAAAGCGATACTAA